A single region of the Polyodon spathula isolate WHYD16114869_AA chromosome 5, ASM1765450v1, whole genome shotgun sequence genome encodes:
- the LOC121315680 gene encoding F-box only protein 28-like, with amino-acid sequence MAAVEEGVDGGVGALESGSVSPRLCTPPPDHAHQNNPLLGLPIVVIDTILNCLTYDETSLLRLVCKRMDVICQRMLNQGFLRVERYHNLCQKQVKAQLPRRESERRNHSLARHADILAAVETRLSLLNMTFMKYVDSNLCCFIPGKVIDEIYRVLRYVNSTRAPQRAHEVLQELRDISSMAMEYFDEKIVPILKKKLPGADMSGRLIGSPPVPGPSSSSSSLTTMSLLAKNTPSRSEMTKLQQQVKVNGAAVTALRREISELRVKQLEQQKQLQDQEQKLLEQTHVIGEQNARLAELERKLRELMDSAVGDSPAGTSLETPCKRSRKAADSPRQSKRLRSQK; translated from the exons ATGGCGGCTGTGGAAGAGGGAGTAGACGGCGGTGTTGGAGCGCTTGAATCTGGATCAGTTTCCCCGAGACTCTGCACTCCGCCGCCGGACCACGCTCACCAGAACAACCCACTCCTGGGGCTCCCTATCGTGGTCATAGACACCATTCTAAATTGCCTCACTTATGATGAAACCAGCCTTCTCCGCCTG GTGTGTAAGCGGATGGACGTGATCTGCCAGCGAATGCTAAACCAAGGGTTCCTGAGGGTGGAGCGGTACCACAACCTCTGCCAGAAACAGGTCAAAGCACAGCTGCCCAG GCGAGAATCAGAGAGAAGAAACCACTCGCTTGCACGCCATGCAGACATACTGGCAGCTGTGGAAACACGCCTTTCCTTGCTCAACATGACATTCATGAAATATGTTGACTCTAACCTGTGCTGCTTTATCCCTGGAAAG GTGATAGATGAAATTTACCGGGTGTTGCGCTACGTGAACTCCACGCGGGCACCCCAGAGAGCTCACGAAGTGCTGCAGGAGCTGCGGGATATCTCCTCCATGGCCATGGAGTACTTTGACGAGAAGATTGTCCCCATCCTCAAAAAGAAGCTCCCCGGGGCTGACATGTCGGGCCGACTGATTGGCTCCCCTCCAG TGCCgggcccctcctcctcctcctcctccctgaccACGATGTCGCTCTTGGCCAAAAACACGCCGTCACGGTCAGAGATGACGAAGCTGCAGCAGCAGGTGAAAGTGAATGGGGCGGCAGTGACGGCATTGCGGCGCGAGATCTCGGAGCTGCGGGTCAAGCAGCTGGAGCAACAGAAGCAGCTGCAGGACCAGGAACAGAAGCTGCTGGAGCAGACCCACGTGATCGGAGAGCAGAATGCACGGCTGGCAGAGCTGGAGCGCAAACTGCGTGAACTGATGGACAGTGCAGTGGGAGACAGCCCTGCCGGAACCAGCCTGGAGACACCCTGCAAGCGCAGCAGGAAGGCAGCAGACAGCCCCCGGCAATCCAAACGCCTACGGAGCCAAAAATAA